In Cucurbita pepo subsp. pepo cultivar mu-cu-16 unplaced genomic scaffold, ASM280686v2 Cp4.1_scaffold000656, whole genome shotgun sequence, one DNA window encodes the following:
- the LOC111785704 gene encoding lachrymatory-factor synthase-like, with amino-acid sequence MEEQLLPLSKWEGEVSAETTAGKPHEIWPLLADDFCSLHKWLPIDTCHYVEGVEGQPGLIRYCATTDTTSSSEPSIKWAHERLKLIDPTQHILTYEILDNNVGFKSYVATMKLLPGGGDDGGGCKMVWSFEADPIEGWPLEEFVKYLEFSLQQMVNKMAEYLQKSP; translated from the coding sequence atgGAAGAACAGTTGCTGCCGCTGTCGAAGTGGGAAGGGGAAGTCTCCGCCGAGACAACCGCCGGGAAGCCTCACGAGATCTGGCCGTTGCTGGCCGATGACTTCTGCAGTCTCCACAAATGGCTTCCAATAGACACGTGTCACTACGTGGAAGGTGTAGAGGGGCAGCCGGGTCTGATCCGGTACTGCGCCACCACCGACACGACGTCGTCATCAGAACCATCGATTAAGTGGGCCCACGAGAGGCTGAAATTGATTGATCCGACCCAACATATTCTCACCTACGAGATCCTGGACAACAACGTCGGATTCAAGTCGTACGTGGCCACCATGAAGCTGCTGCCTGGCGGCGGAGACGACGGCGGCGGGTGCAAGATGGTGTGGTCGTTTGAGGCGGATCCGATTGAAGGGTGGCCGCTGGAGGAATTCGTGAAGtatcttgaattttctctgCAGCAAATGGTGAACAAAATGGCAGAGTATTTGCAGAAAAGTCCCTGA